From Tachypleus tridentatus isolate NWPU-2018 chromosome 8, ASM421037v1, whole genome shotgun sequence, a single genomic window includes:
- the LOC143222291 gene encoding solute carrier family 35 member G1-like translates to MNGFGFFKRPAGHATTSVKATVSSESSRLLVSNIQRSRWQRFLRLPGLGILCGLISGIFFATGSLVIALLPEINSMELLILRSLLEMVVYSSVIIHARQSLLGIPGERRFLFFRAITGVIAVNLIYYSFRLIPLADASTISFSAPVFVSIFACVLLKEPCGLFDLGTVITTMVGVVLIAKPSFLFGGDTRNLSMKDQIMGSLMAFCGCLSVALTYIFIRKLQKTHYSVIIISFSLVAIFINSIILTVINDWSFPACGRDGWLILLLGFTGIIGQFFVTASLKLEDAGPASIARAIDVVMAFIYQVAFLEETIEWTSVLGAVLVCSCVVMIGWRKWKRR, encoded by the coding sequence ATGAATGGTTTTGGTTTTTTCAAAAGACCAGCTGGTCATGCTACTACCAGCGTTAAGGCTACTGTATCATCCGAGTCCAGCCGTCTCCTCGTCTCCAACATACAAAGGAGTCGTTGGCAGCGCTTCCTGCGGTTACCTGGACTGGGGATACTTTGTGGTTTAATTTCTGGAATCTTTTTCGCTACTGGTTCCTTAGTAATTGCACTCTTGCCAGAGATAAACTCCATGGAACTGCTTATTTTGCGGTCATTGTTAGAAATGGTGGTATACAGCTCTGTCATTATACATGCTCGTCAGAGTTTACTTGGAATTCCCGGGGAACGTCGGTTTCTTTTCTTTCGAGCGATTACCGGCGTGATTGctgttaatttaatatattattcctTTCGACTTATTCCTTTAGCTGATGCTTCTACAATTTCTTTCAGTGCACCAGTTTTCGTGAGTATCTTTGCATGTGTACTTCTGAAAGAGCCATGTGGCTTATTTGACCTGGGAACAGTTATTACTACTATGGTTGGCGTGGTGTTGATTGCTAAACCATCTTTTCTGTTTGGAGGCGATACTAGAAACTTGTCCATGAAAGACCAAATCATGGGATCCCTCATGGCATTCTGTGGCTGTCTGTCGGTTGCTCTGACCTACATCTTTATTCGAAAACTTCAAAAGACTcattattctgtaataattatAAGTTTTTCATTAGTTGCCATCTTTATCAACTCAATTATCCTAACAGTCATAAACGACTGGTCCTTCCCAGCATGCGGAAGAGATGGCTGGCTTATTTTATTGTTAGGATTTACAGGGATAATTGGCCAGTTTTTTGTTACCGCCTCTTTGAAACTGGAGGACGCTGGGCCAGCTTCCATCGCTCGTGCCATTGATGTGGTAATGGCTTTTATTTATCAGGTGGCGTTTCTCGAAGAAACTATCGAATGGACCAGCGTGTTAGGGGCAGTACTAGTGTGTTCATGTGTGGTGATGATCGGTTGGAGAAAGTGGAAGAGACGctga
- the LOC143222292 gene encoding uncharacterized protein LOC143222292, protein MKWQAVVAVLALLTSEVACQGGGFNYGKDTKGEREGQLRPAEIAGISIAVVAAIIALSVTIFFCYYVYRKDKRAFDNSNAFTSRRVV, encoded by the exons ATGAAGTGGCAAGCAGTTGTGGCAG tattagcTTTACTTACGTCAGAGGTCGCTTGTCAAGGAGGGGGTTTTAACTATGGAAAGGACACTAAAGGTGAACGGGAAG GTCAACTGAGACCAGCGGAAATTGCCGGAATCAGTATCGCCGTTGTTGCAGCCATCATTGCTCTGTCTGTTACAATCTTCTTTTGTTATTACGTGTACAGGAAAGACAAGCGTGCTTTTGATAACAGTAATGCCTTCACAAGCAGGCGTGTAGTGTAA
- the LOC143222289 gene encoding solute carrier family 35 member G1-like has product MTVFRFFQRPAGHATTSVKATVSSESSRLLVSNIQRSRWQRFLRLPGLGILCGLCSGIFFATGSLVVALLPGINSMELLIFRSLSQMAVYSSVIIHARQSLLGIPGERRFLFFRAITGVISVNLIYYSFRLIPLADASTISFSAPVFVSIFACILLKEPCGLFELGTVITTIVGVMLIAKPSFLFGGDTGNLSMKDQIMGSLMAFCGCLSVSLSYIFIRKLQKTHYSVIIMSFSLVAIFINSIILTVINDWSFPACGRDGWLILLLGFTGIIGQFFVTASLKLEDAGPASIARAIDVVMAFIYQVAFLEETIEWTSVLGAVLVCSCVVMIGWRKWKKR; this is encoded by the coding sequence ATGACTGTTTTTCGTTTTTTCCAAAGACCAGCTGGTCATGCTACTACCAGCGTTAAGGCTACTGTATCATCCGAGTCCAGCCGTCTCCTCGTCTCCAACATACAAAGGAGTCGTTGGCAGCGCTTCCTGCGGTTACCTGGACTGGGGATACTTTGTGGTTTATGCTCTGGAATCTTTTTCGCTACTGGTTCCTTAGTAGTTGCACTCTTGCCAGGAATAAACTCCATGGAACTTCTTATTTTTCGGTCATTGTCACAAATGGCGGTATACAGCTCTGTTATTATTCATGCTCGTCAGAGTTTACTTGGAATCCCCGGGGAACGTCGGTTTCTTTTCTTTCGAGCGATTACCGGCGTGATTtctgtaaatttaatatattattcctTTCGACTTATTCCTTTAGCTGATGCTTCTACAATTTCTTTCAGTGCACCAGTTTTCGTGAGTATCTTTGCATGTATACTTCTGAAAGAGCCATGTGGCTTATTTGAGCTGGGAACAGTTATTACTACTATAGTTGGCGTGATGTTGATTGCCAAACCATCGTTTCTGTTTGGAGGTGATACTGGAAACTTGTCCATGAAAGACCAAATCATGGGATCCCTCATGGCATTCTGTGGCTGTCTGTCGGTTTCTCTGTCCTACATCTTTATTCGAAAACTTCAAAAGACTcattattctgtaataattatGAGTTTCTCATTAGTTGCCATCTTTATCAACTCAATTATCCTAACAGTCATAAACGACTGGTCCTTCCCAGCATGCGGAAGAGATGGCTGGCTTATTTTATTGTTAGGATTTACAGGGATAATTGGCCAGTTTTTTGTTACCGCCTCTTTGAAACTGGAGGACGCTGGGCCAGCTTCCATCGCTCGTGCCATTGATGTGGTAATGGCTTTTATTTATCAGGTGGCGTTTCTCGAAGAAACTATCGAATGGACCAGCGTGTTAGGAGCAGTACTAGTGTGTTCATGTGTGGTGATGATCGGTTGGAGAAAGTGGAAGAAACGctga